The following are from one region of the Bacteroidales bacterium genome:
- the prfA gene encoding peptide chain release factor 1: MSEDKNMILQKLEGVKMRFDEVSELITDPDIMADMDRYVKLNKEYKDLQPIIEAYEEYKQLLENIKTDKEILENEKDEELREMAKQELDELNNKKDPLEDKIKMLLIPKDPEDDKNAFLEIRAGTGGDEASIFAGDLYKMYVKYCEKKKWKVEVTHASEGTVGGFKEIVMKVSGDKVYGTLKYESGVHRVQRVPQTETQGRVHTSAASVAVLPEAEDVDVELKDEEIRKDVFMSSGPGGQSVNTTYSAIRLTHIPTGIVVTCQDEKSQLKNLNKAKAELRSRLYNLELQKHNEDIASKRKTMVSTGDRSAKIRTYNFPQGRVTDHRINLTLYNLESVMDGEIQEITDKLQMAENAEKLKETGIEEEE; the protein is encoded by the coding sequence ATGAGTGAAGATAAAAACATGATCCTGCAGAAGCTTGAGGGCGTCAAGATGCGATTTGATGAGGTTAGCGAGCTGATTACCGACCCCGATATCATGGCGGATATGGACCGGTATGTGAAACTGAACAAAGAATACAAGGACCTTCAGCCCATTATAGAGGCATATGAGGAATACAAACAGCTTCTGGAGAATATCAAAACAGACAAGGAAATACTGGAAAATGAGAAGGATGAAGAGCTCCGGGAAATGGCCAAACAGGAGCTTGATGAGCTGAACAACAAAAAAGATCCATTGGAAGATAAAATAAAGATGCTGCTTATTCCGAAGGACCCCGAGGACGATAAGAATGCCTTCTTGGAGATCCGGGCAGGAACCGGAGGCGACGAGGCAAGCATATTTGCAGGTGACCTGTACAAGATGTACGTCAAATATTGTGAAAAGAAGAAATGGAAGGTGGAAGTAACCCATGCATCCGAAGGAACTGTGGGAGGCTTTAAGGAAATAGTGATGAAAGTAAGCGGTGATAAGGTGTATGGAACACTTAAGTACGAATCGGGCGTGCACCGGGTTCAACGTGTGCCCCAGACAGAAACCCAGGGAAGGGTGCATACCTCGGCAGCAAGCGTGGCCGTATTGCCGGAAGCAGAAGATGTGGATGTTGAACTGAAAGATGAAGAGATCAGAAAAGACGTATTCATGTCCTCGGGCCCGGGAGGCCAGTCGGTGAACACTACCTACTCCGCAATCAGGCTCACCCATATACCCACCGGAATCGTTGTGACCTGCCAGGATGAAAAATCTCAGCTCAAAAACCTCAACAAGGCCAAGGCCGAATTAAGATCCAGGCTCTACAACCTCGAATTACAGAAACACAATGAGGATATCGCCTCCAAAAGGAAAACCATGGTCTCCACCGGTGACCGTTCTGCAAAAATCCGGACCTACAACTTTCCTCAGGGAAGGGTTACGGATCACCGCATAAACCTTACGTTATACAACCTTGAATCGGTTATGGACGGAGAGATACAGGAGATCACAGACAAGCTGCAGATGGCAGAAAATGCGGAAAAACTGAAAGAAACCGGTATAGAAGAAGAGGAATAA
- a CDS encoding RNA methyltransferase has translation MRKLKNSELDRKSVQEFHESGKYPVIVVLDNIRSLNNVGAVFRTSDAFLIEGIYLCGITARPPHREIHKTALGATDSIYWQYFEHTLDAVAKLKDGGYTVISIEQAEESHSLPEFKPRAGGKYALVFGHEMKGVQQAVVDRSDYCIEIPQYGTKHSFNISVSVGIVLYHFYYHLHHVKPNT, from the coding sequence ATGAGGAAGTTAAAAAACAGCGAGCTGGATAGAAAATCCGTTCAGGAGTTTCACGAGTCCGGGAAATATCCTGTTATTGTTGTGCTTGATAATATAAGAAGCCTGAACAATGTAGGAGCCGTATTTCGAACTTCCGATGCTTTTCTTATTGAAGGTATTTATTTGTGTGGTATTACCGCTCGTCCTCCCCACCGGGAGATTCATAAAACTGCGCTGGGAGCTACTGATTCAATTTATTGGCAGTATTTTGAGCATACTTTGGATGCAGTGGCCAAACTTAAAGATGGAGGTTACACCGTTATTTCCATAGAGCAAGCAGAAGAGAGTCATTCACTGCCTGAATTTAAGCCCCGGGCTGGGGGCAAATATGCGCTGGTATTCGGTCATGAGATGAAGGGAGTTCAACAGGCAGTGGTCGATAGAAGCGACTATTGTATCGAAATACCTCAGTATGGCACAAAGCATTCGTTTAATATTTCTGTAAGTGTGGGTATAGTATTGTATCACTTTTATTATCATTTACACCATGTAAAACCAAACACCTAA
- the pnp gene encoding polyribonucleotide nucleotidyltransferase, which produces MNNTVLQKTIDLGEERKITIETGKVANQADGSVVVKMGRTMLLATVVSAKEGKEDVDFMPLTVEYKEKFASFGRFPGGFLKREARPSNHEILIARLVDRVLRPLFPEDYHADTFVTINLISADKDIIPDALAGLAASAALSVSDVPFNGPISEVRVARIDGHFKINPTFEELEKADMDIMVGANLEHVMMVEGEMSEVSEQEMLEAIKFAHEAIKMHCMAQNELAEEKNIQKRAYKHEENDEDLIARVKEELYNKTYEAVKTNKGKRERNEALDAIVEEFTNKLIEEQGEDEVNTSLINRYFHEVEKDAVRSLILNEETRVDGRKYDEIRPIWSEVDYLPAAHGSALFTRGETQSLTTVTLGTKLDEQVIDEVLLQGTEKFVLHYNFPPFSTGDAKPVRGVSRREVGHGKLAHRALKPMVPLEEENPYAIRVVSDILESNGSSSMATVCAGTLALMDSGIKMKKPVSGIAMGLITDESSEKYAVLSDILGDEDHLGDMDFKVAGTEDGVTACQMDIKIAGLSYEILNKALQQSKEGRLHILNKMKETMSEPRPDYKPHTPRFEQLKIPKDMIGALIGPGGKIVQQIQTETESTITIESQGEYGIVDVFAENKEQVDAAVRQINKIVEVPEVGKVYNGTIKSIVSFGAFVEILPGKEGLLHISEIDWKRIESVESVLEEGQEIQVKLIDIDKQTGNLRLSRKALIPKPKKKQS; this is translated from the coding sequence ATGAACAACACTGTTTTGCAAAAAACCATTGACCTGGGAGAAGAAAGAAAAATAACCATTGAAACCGGGAAAGTTGCCAATCAGGCAGACGGTTCGGTGGTTGTCAAAATGGGCAGGACCATGCTTCTGGCTACGGTGGTATCCGCCAAAGAGGGCAAAGAAGATGTGGATTTCATGCCCCTCACCGTGGAATACAAAGAGAAATTCGCATCCTTCGGAAGATTCCCCGGCGGATTCCTAAAGCGTGAAGCCCGACCCTCCAATCATGAAATTTTAATCGCGCGGCTTGTGGACAGGGTGCTTCGTCCCCTGTTTCCCGAAGATTATCATGCCGATACGTTCGTCACAATCAACTTGATATCGGCAGACAAAGACATCATTCCCGATGCGCTGGCAGGATTAGCTGCTTCGGCAGCCCTTTCAGTTTCCGATGTTCCGTTTAACGGACCCATCTCAGAAGTAAGAGTAGCAAGAATAGACGGGCATTTTAAAATCAACCCCACTTTTGAAGAACTTGAAAAAGCCGATATGGATATCATGGTGGGTGCGAACCTGGAACACGTGATGATGGTTGAAGGAGAAATGTCGGAAGTTTCCGAACAGGAAATGCTGGAAGCCATCAAATTTGCTCATGAAGCCATTAAAATGCATTGCATGGCCCAGAATGAGCTCGCTGAAGAAAAAAATATACAGAAAAGAGCATACAAGCACGAGGAAAACGACGAAGATCTGATAGCCAGGGTAAAAGAAGAATTGTACAATAAAACCTATGAGGCAGTTAAAACCAACAAAGGTAAAAGGGAAAGAAACGAGGCTCTGGATGCCATCGTGGAAGAATTTACCAATAAGTTGATTGAGGAGCAGGGTGAAGATGAGGTAAATACATCTTTAATCAACAGATATTTTCACGAAGTAGAAAAAGATGCTGTGCGAAGCCTTATATTGAATGAGGAGACCAGGGTAGATGGCAGAAAATATGATGAAATAAGACCCATCTGGAGTGAAGTGGATTACCTGCCTGCTGCTCATGGTTCAGCTCTGTTTACGAGGGGTGAAACCCAGTCCCTCACAACCGTAACCCTGGGCACCAAACTGGATGAGCAGGTCATTGATGAGGTATTGTTGCAGGGTACGGAAAAATTTGTCCTTCATTATAATTTTCCACCATTCTCAACCGGTGATGCTAAACCGGTAAGGGGAGTAAGCAGAAGGGAAGTAGGACATGGCAAGCTGGCCCACCGGGCATTGAAGCCCATGGTTCCGCTGGAAGAAGAGAATCCTTACGCCATCCGGGTAGTTTCAGATATACTGGAATCGAACGGATCATCCTCGATGGCTACAGTTTGTGCAGGCACGCTTGCCTTGATGGATTCCGGTATTAAAATGAAGAAACCCGTTTCAGGAATTGCAATGGGACTCATCACCGATGAATCGTCAGAAAAATACGCCGTCTTATCCGATATTCTCGGAGATGAAGACCATCTGGGAGATATGGACTTTAAAGTTGCCGGAACCGAAGATGGCGTTACCGCCTGTCAGATGGATATAAAAATTGCCGGCCTTTCCTACGAAATACTAAACAAAGCTTTACAGCAGTCCAAAGAAGGGAGACTTCATATCCTGAATAAGATGAAGGAAACGATGTCAGAGCCACGTCCCGATTATAAACCGCATACGCCCAGGTTCGAGCAGCTTAAAATACCTAAGGATATGATTGGGGCATTGATCGGTCCCGGCGGCAAAATAGTCCAGCAAATTCAGACGGAAACAGAATCTACCATCACCATCGAGTCGCAGGGAGAGTATGGCATAGTGGATGTTTTCGCAGAAAACAAAGAACAGGTGGACGCTGCTGTACGCCAAATTAACAAAATAGTAGAAGTCCCGGAAGTGGGCAAGGTATATAACGGTACCATAAAATCGATTGTGTCCTTCGGGGCATTTGTGGAAATATTGCCCGGGAAAGAAGGATTATTGCACATCTCGGAAATAGACTGGAAGCGAATTGAAAGTGTCGAAAGTGTTTTGGAAGAAGGACAGGAAATTCAGGTCAAACTGATCGATATAGACAAACAAACGGGTAACCTAAGGCTTTCAAGAAAAGCTCTGATTCCCAAACCCAAAAAGAAGCAATCCTAA
- a CDS encoding DUF2851 family protein: MEKVPEKFLHYLWKYRLFEEKKLQTTDGENIEVVDVGLPNTDSGPDFQNAKIKIGKTLWAGNVEIHINSADWYHHGHDTDKAYDNVILQVVLNNNQQVKRTTGENIPTTELKFPQKLFKNYESLLKNEAWVPCEWTMHTVDPFIIDFWLSKLTIERLEDKSGDIEKELKENHNNWETTFYHKLARNFGFKVNSEPFELLAKSIPLKVVNKHKDSLFQLEALFFGQAGFLDQMVIHDQYHQQLFKEYQYLKKKWHLKPMEKHLWKFARLRPGNFPTVRIAQFCALIHQSSRLFSHMLEKKELREMKTLFKAETSAYWHTHYRFSKETHKKQKNLGDSAFHILVINTLVPFLFLYGQKHNKQAFKERALDFLLKLPPEKNSIISKWQKMGIDSFNAYYTQALLQLKNNYCDHKRCLDCQIGNALIKKTAHAKKDQ; this comes from the coding sequence ATGGAAAAAGTCCCTGAAAAATTCCTGCATTACCTGTGGAAATACAGACTCTTTGAAGAAAAAAAACTCCAAACCACCGATGGGGAAAACATCGAGGTAGTGGATGTTGGTTTGCCCAACACCGATTCCGGCCCGGATTTTCAGAATGCAAAAATAAAAATTGGAAAAACCCTGTGGGCAGGCAACGTCGAAATTCATATCAACTCGGCCGACTGGTACCATCACGGCCACGACACCGATAAAGCTTACGACAATGTCATTCTCCAGGTAGTTTTAAATAACAACCAGCAAGTCAAACGAACCACCGGAGAAAACATCCCCACAACCGAGCTGAAGTTTCCCCAAAAATTGTTCAAAAACTACGAAAGCCTGCTAAAAAATGAGGCATGGGTTCCCTGTGAATGGACCATGCATACGGTCGACCCGTTTATTATCGACTTCTGGCTGAGCAAGCTGACCATCGAACGGCTGGAAGATAAATCAGGAGACATTGAAAAGGAGTTGAAAGAAAACCATAACAACTGGGAAACTACTTTTTATCACAAACTGGCCAGAAATTTCGGCTTTAAAGTAAACAGCGAACCTTTCGAATTACTGGCCAAAAGCATTCCACTAAAAGTGGTAAACAAACATAAAGACAGCCTTTTTCAGCTTGAGGCGCTTTTTTTCGGACAGGCCGGATTTCTGGATCAAATGGTCATTCATGACCAGTACCATCAGCAACTGTTTAAAGAATACCAATACCTGAAAAAGAAGTGGCACTTAAAACCCATGGAAAAGCATCTCTGGAAATTTGCCCGGCTCCGTCCGGGTAACTTTCCAACCGTGCGAATTGCCCAATTTTGTGCCCTGATCCATCAGTCCAGCAGGCTTTTTTCTCATATGCTTGAAAAGAAAGAGTTGAGAGAGATGAAAACACTTTTTAAGGCAGAGACCTCAGCCTACTGGCACACCCATTACAGGTTCAGCAAAGAAACTCATAAAAAACAAAAAAATTTAGGTGACAGTGCGTTTCATATTCTGGTGATTAATACGCTGGTACCCTTCCTTTTCTTATACGGGCAAAAACACAATAAACAAGCCTTTAAAGAGCGGGCCCTTGATTTTTTATTAAAATTGCCCCCTGAGAAAAATTCAATCATCAGCAAATGGCAGAAAATGGGGATAGATTCATTCAATGCTTATTATACTCAGGCTTTATTGCAGTTAAAGAACAATTACTGCGATCACAAAAGATGTCTTGATTGCCAGATTGGAAACGCCCTTATCAAAAAAACAGCGCATGCAAAAAAGGACCAATGA
- the pyrF gene encoding orotidine-5'-phosphate decarboxylase: MDADGLYRNILAKASYLCVGLDSDMDKIPVHLKNEQDPVFEFNRAIVEATHKYCVAYKINTAFYEALGSKGWETLEKTTAHIREHHPGIFLIADAKRGDIGNTAKKYAQTFFSTLNFDAVTIAPYMGKDSVQPFLEFSDKWVIILALTSNKGAADFQYFHSGQDKLYLYEKVITEAAKWGSADNTMFVAGATRPGELKHIRNIIPNHFLLVPGVGAQGGSLKEVSEQGMNHQCGLLINASRSIIFADPSEQFAATAAAQAREMQQEMKQYLTGQTA; encoded by the coding sequence ATGGATGCAGACGGCTTATATCGGAACATCCTGGCCAAAGCAAGCTATCTTTGTGTCGGGCTGGATTCCGACATGGACAAGATCCCCGTACATTTAAAAAATGAGCAGGATCCGGTATTTGAGTTCAACAGGGCCATCGTGGAGGCCACCCATAAATATTGTGTGGCTTATAAGATCAATACCGCCTTTTACGAAGCACTGGGCAGCAAAGGCTGGGAAACCCTGGAAAAAACCACCGCCCATATCAGGGAGCATCATCCCGGTATCTTCCTGATTGCCGATGCCAAAAGAGGAGACATCGGCAATACAGCCAAAAAATATGCACAAACCTTCTTTTCCACACTCAATTTTGATGCGGTAACCATTGCCCCTTACATGGGAAAGGATTCTGTTCAACCCTTCCTGGAATTTTCCGACAAATGGGTGATCATCCTCGCGCTTACATCAAACAAGGGTGCAGCGGACTTTCAATATTTTCATTCCGGTCAGGACAAACTCTACCTTTATGAAAAAGTCATTACAGAAGCCGCTAAGTGGGGATCGGCAGACAATACCATGTTTGTGGCAGGTGCGACAAGGCCCGGAGAGCTAAAACACATAAGAAACATCATTCCCAATCACTTTTTACTGGTACCCGGCGTGGGTGCTCAGGGAGGCAGCCTGAAAGAGGTATCCGAACAAGGGATGAACCACCAGTGCGGCTTGCTGATCAACGCTTCCCGCTCCATCATATTTGCCGATCCTTCCGAACAATTTGCAGCTACAGCCGCTGCCCAAGCCCGGGAAATGCAGCAGGAAATGAAGCAGTATCTTACCGGTCAGACCGCTTAA
- a CDS encoding phosphoribosylformylglycinamidine cyclo-ligase, translated as MSQESRYNKRGVSVSKEDVHQSLQHIDKGLYPNAFCKIIPDVISGDEAYCNIMHADGAGTKSSLAYLYWKETGDMSVWKGIAQDALVMNLDDLLCVGAYDNILLSSTIGRNKNLIPGEVISAIINGTEEILQELRDMDIQIWSTGGETADVGDLVRTLVLDSTVTARLKRDQVIDNSNIQAGDVIVGLSSSGQTTYEKEYNSGIGSNGLTSARHDVFAHYLARQHPESFDPALPENLVYSGSYRLTDKIEKLGMDAGKLVLSPTRTYAPVVKEILNKYHSGIHGMIHCSGGAQTKILNFVDDLHVVKDNLFEPPEIFRIIQKESGTDWKEMYQVFNMGHRFELYVPEELVGDIVETAGAFNLEAKAVGRCHQSEGKKLTIKTAHGTFEYA; from the coding sequence ATGTCACAGGAATCCAGATATAATAAAAGAGGCGTATCGGTATCCAAGGAGGATGTGCATCAATCCCTGCAACATATTGACAAAGGGTTATACCCCAATGCTTTTTGCAAAATCATCCCGGATGTAATCAGCGGGGATGAGGCCTATTGCAACATTATGCATGCCGACGGTGCGGGCACCAAATCTTCCCTGGCCTATTTATACTGGAAGGAAACCGGCGACATGAGCGTATGGAAAGGCATCGCCCAGGATGCGCTGGTCATGAACCTGGATGACCTGCTGTGCGTGGGGGCTTATGACAACATACTGCTTTCCTCAACCATCGGAAGAAATAAGAATCTGATCCCCGGTGAGGTGATTTCGGCCATCATCAACGGTACGGAAGAAATCTTACAGGAGCTGCGGGATATGGACATTCAGATATGGTCCACGGGCGGAGAAACAGCCGATGTAGGAGATCTTGTAAGAACATTGGTACTGGATTCTACCGTTACGGCCCGGCTCAAAAGAGACCAGGTCATTGACAACAGCAACATTCAGGCGGGAGACGTTATCGTCGGATTATCATCATCGGGACAAACCACATACGAAAAAGAATACAACAGCGGCATTGGCAGCAACGGACTTACCTCGGCCCGGCATGACGTGTTTGCCCATTACCTGGCCCGGCAACACCCGGAAAGCTTCGATCCGGCGCTGCCAGAAAACCTGGTTTATTCGGGCAGCTACCGTCTGACCGACAAAATTGAAAAGCTGGGGATGGATGCGGGAAAGCTGGTCCTCTCTCCCACCAGAACATACGCACCTGTAGTTAAAGAAATTCTGAACAAATACCATTCCGGGATACACGGAATGATCCATTGCAGCGGGGGCGCACAGACGAAGATACTGAACTTTGTGGATGATCTTCATGTCGTAAAGGACAATCTTTTCGAACCCCCGGAAATCTTCCGCATCATCCAAAAGGAGTCCGGAACCGACTGGAAAGAAATGTACCAGGTATTTAATATGGGCCACCGTTTTGAGCTTTATGTCCCAGAGGAACTGGTGGGTGATATCGTTGAAACAGCCGGAGCCTTTAATCTGGAAGCCAAAGCTGTGGGCAGGTGTCATCAGTCCGAGGGGAAAAAGTTGACAATCAAAACCGCCCATGGAACATTTGAGTATGCTTAA
- the rpsO gene encoding 30S ribosomal protein S15, with product MSLKLEDKKQIFKDYGNSENDTGSPESQIALFTQRITDLTSHLKTHKKDFGTQRALLQLVGKRRRLLNYLKRKDIERYRNIVKQLKLRK from the coding sequence ATGAGTTTAAAATTAGAGGACAAGAAACAGATTTTTAAAGATTACGGAAATAGTGAAAATGACACAGGATCGCCGGAAAGCCAGATTGCTTTATTCACCCAAAGAATTACAGATTTGACCAGTCATCTTAAGACCCATAAGAAAGATTTTGGTACCCAAAGGGCCCTTTTACAACTTGTGGGCAAAAGAAGAAGACTTCTGAATTATTTAAAAAGAAAGGATATCGAACGATATCGAAACATCGTTAAACAACTTAAGTTACGTAAATAA
- a CDS encoding sodium:alanine symporter family protein, with amino-acid sequence MNIMNEILQSIDQAIVAYNDYVGGYALLILLIPTGLFFIFKMKFLNITKLGHAINVVRGSYDRAEDKGDINHFGALSTALSATVGTGNIVGVALAIHFGGPGAVFWMWITGFLGMILKYVECTLSNKYRQFNSDGSVSGGPMYYMEYGLKDKLGRFARILALIFAVATMICSLGTGNMAQSNSISDALMTNYAVPSWLTGLILTTLVLLVIVGGIKRIAEVTSRLVPVMAVLYFLSALVVLVANYNDVPQAFQLIFHDAFTGTAATGGFVGSTFMMTLLWGVRRGLFSNEAGQGSAAIAHAAARTKYPAREGLVASVGPLIDTLIICTLTALLIIVTGTWDSGEKGVGMTILGLSKGLTSLGIEHTGRHIVAIGLLLFAFSTMISWSYYGSRAANYLIGEKSIKPYSYVFGLFVFLGSIWGIDLVWNFVDMVITFMTIPNLIALLLLAPVAWSETKKYFAQMEKIKYRPD; translated from the coding sequence ATGAATATTATGAATGAAATTTTGCAGTCCATTGACCAGGCCATTGTGGCTTATAATGATTATGTAGGCGGGTATGCCTTATTGATACTTCTCATTCCTACTGGTTTGTTTTTCATCTTCAAAATGAAATTTTTGAATATAACCAAGTTGGGTCATGCGATTAATGTTGTTAGAGGCAGCTATGATAGGGCCGAGGACAAAGGAGATATCAATCATTTCGGTGCACTCTCCACAGCCCTGTCGGCTACTGTTGGCACGGGGAATATTGTGGGTGTTGCCCTGGCCATTCATTTTGGCGGTCCGGGAGCGGTGTTCTGGATGTGGATCACCGGTTTTCTGGGAATGATATTGAAATATGTGGAATGTACCCTATCCAATAAATACAGACAGTTCAACAGTGATGGCAGCGTTTCCGGAGGCCCCATGTATTATATGGAATATGGTTTGAAAGATAAGCTGGGAAGATTTGCCAGAATTCTGGCTTTGATTTTTGCTGTAGCTACCATGATCTGTTCTTTAGGCACAGGCAATATGGCTCAGTCCAATTCAATCTCGGATGCCTTGATGACCAATTACGCCGTACCAAGCTGGTTAACAGGGCTTATTCTTACAACACTTGTCTTGTTGGTTATTGTCGGGGGAATCAAGCGGATAGCGGAGGTGACTTCCAGATTGGTTCCGGTTATGGCCGTATTGTATTTTCTTAGTGCATTGGTAGTACTTGTGGCCAACTATAATGACGTTCCCCAGGCGTTTCAACTCATTTTTCATGATGCTTTTACCGGAACAGCAGCTACAGGCGGATTTGTCGGTTCTACCTTTATGATGACGCTTTTATGGGGAGTTAGGAGAGGATTGTTCTCCAATGAAGCGGGTCAGGGTTCTGCAGCCATTGCACATGCTGCTGCCAGAACAAAATATCCTGCCCGGGAGGGACTGGTAGCCTCTGTAGGTCCGCTTATAGACACCTTGATAATTTGTACATTAACTGCTTTATTGATCATTGTTACCGGTACCTGGGATTCCGGTGAAAAAGGTGTGGGCATGACCATTCTGGGTCTGTCTAAGGGGCTGACGAGTCTGGGAATTGAACATACGGGCAGACATATTGTGGCTATAGGCTTGCTGTTGTTTGCCTTTTCTACTATGATAAGCTGGTCCTATTACGGCTCCAGGGCAGCCAATTACCTGATAGGAGAGAAATCCATCAAACCCTATAGTTATGTATTCGGCCTCTTTGTTTTCCTTGGTTCGATATGGGGCATCGATCTGGTATGGAATTTCGTGGATATGGTGATTACTTTTATGACCATTCCCAATCTGATAGCTCTGCTGTTGCTTGCTCCTGTCGCATGGAGTGAAACCAAAAAATATTTTGCACAAATGGAAAAAATCAAGTATAGACCCGATTGA
- a CDS encoding sugar nucleotide-binding protein, whose translation MQKRTNDQLFVLVKRDQIQKLTDVLTGKEVMSIYTMALKIVDHFRLDRNLLTPVLSPALNEPAPRPSHTRFDLYKTEKELNLFPHPFEESLNIIEKQTHNKQKGI comes from the coding sequence ATGCAAAAAAGGACCAATGACCAGCTTTTTGTCCTGGTTAAAAGAGACCAGATTCAAAAATTAACGGATGTATTAACCGGAAAAGAAGTGATGAGTATTTATACCATGGCACTGAAGATAGTGGACCATTTCAGGCTGGATAGGAATTTGCTCACCCCGGTACTTTCCCCGGCATTAAATGAGCCTGCCCCAAGGCCTTCACATACCCGGTTTGATCTGTATAAAACGGAGAAAGAGCTGAATCTCTTTCCACACCCATTTGAAGAATCATTAAATATCATTGAGAAACAAACACATAATAAACAAAAAGGAATTTGA